One Desulfonatronovibrio hydrogenovorans DSM 9292 DNA segment encodes these proteins:
- a CDS encoding universal stress protein encodes MHRVLIAVDESRNSLSAVQYVANIVRPDNVTITLLNILDTPPDLEKQPTIHPFFKSKLQELRGQSGTQLKLMEQVLCDYCSILTQAGIPGENIQTRILKTREGTAKDIISEAKEGQYDTLVMGRRGVSGMEKLFLGSISNKIVKSIKNCSVWVIDKQ; translated from the coding sequence ATGCACAGAGTATTAATTGCGGTTGATGAATCAAGGAATTCTCTGAGTGCCGTCCAGTATGTGGCCAATATTGTCAGGCCGGACAACGTTACAATAACCCTGCTCAACATCCTGGACACTCCGCCTGATTTGGAAAAACAGCCCACCATTCATCCGTTCTTTAAAAGCAAGCTGCAGGAATTACGGGGACAGAGCGGAACTCAGCTCAAACTGATGGAGCAGGTACTTTGTGACTACTGTAGCATACTTACCCAGGCCGGCATTCCTGGTGAAAACATTCAGACCAGAATCCTCAAAACCAGAGAAGGCACTGCCAAGGACATCATCTCCGAAGCCAAGGAAGGTCAGTACGACACCCTGGTTATGGGCAGAAGAGGGGTTTCTGGAATGGAAAAACTTTTTCTGGGCAGCATCTCCAACAAGATTGTTAAATCCATAAAAAACTGTTCAGTCTGGGTCATTGACAAGCAATGA
- a CDS encoding RnfABCDGE type electron transport complex subunit B, producing MEQIIIAIAAMGIIGLLLSLILGITARAFYVPVDARIARINDALPGANCGACGLAGCSDLATAIVSGHAEPKACKAGGSETLALISKILGVEVDADEQMVAQMFCSGTKHSSDHKFIYTGIHDCRAAELVSGGDKSCSYGCLGLGTCEKVCAFGAITMLKSGLPIVEAKKCTACGNCVKVCPKGIPKLVPISQKSVCFCQSHDPGKVVNKICSVGCIGCSLCKKVCPEDAINMVDSLAVVDPAKCTGCGICYEKCPTGVIHKLVI from the coding sequence ATGGAACAGATCATAATAGCCATTGCAGCCATGGGCATAATCGGACTGCTCCTGAGCCTGATTCTAGGGATTACGGCCAGGGCCTTTTATGTCCCGGTTGATGCAAGGATAGCCAGGATAAACGACGCTCTGCCCGGGGCAAACTGCGGAGCATGCGGCCTGGCTGGATGCTCGGACCTGGCCACGGCCATTGTATCCGGTCATGCTGAACCCAAAGCCTGTAAGGCCGGTGGGAGCGAAACCCTGGCCCTGATCTCAAAGATACTGGGGGTGGAAGTTGATGCAGATGAGCAGATGGTGGCCCAGATGTTCTGTAGCGGGACCAAGCACTCTTCCGATCACAAATTCATCTATACCGGCATTCACGACTGCCGGGCCGCTGAACTGGTTTCAGGCGGGGACAAGTCCTGCAGCTACGGCTGCCTGGGCCTGGGAACCTGTGAAAAAGTCTGCGCTTTTGGTGCCATAACCATGCTCAAGAGCGGTCTGCCTATTGTTGAAGCAAAAAAATGCACTGCCTGCGGAAACTGTGTCAAGGTGTGCCCCAAGGGAATTCCCAAACTGGTGCCCATAAGTCAGAAAAGCGTCTGCTTCTGCCAATCCCATGATCCAGGAAAGGTGGTTAATAAAATCTGTTCAGTCGGGTGCATCGGGTGTTCACTGTGCAAAAAAGTATGCCCGGAAGACGCCATAAACATGGTTGACTCCCTGGCTGTGGTCGATCCGGCCAAGTGCACTGGATGCGGCATATGTTATGAAAAATGCCCTACTGGAGTTATACATAAGCTTGTGATTTGA
- a CDS encoding FAD-dependent oxidoreductase, translating to MAKQVVVIGAVALGPKAACRFKRLEPESSVIMIDESRIISYGGCGIPYYISGDVSDARELQSTTFHMVRDARFFEQVKGVHVLTRTRALEIDRAARQVLIKDLESGKEDRLNYDKLVLATGSSPRKISLPGSNLENVFTVSGLEEAVKIKDSISRGSINRAVVIGAGFIGLEMAEALIDLWGIDTTVVEIAPQILPGFTSMAMSRMAKKVMEDNGVRFLLNEKVLELAGENSVSGVVTDKRELEADLVVMAVGVQPNSELARQAGLKISNQGAIIVDEYMRTSDPDIYAGGDCVEIANLVTGKAGYFPLGSMANRQGRVIGTNLAGGQDVFPGAVGSFAVKLFDHGVVGTGLSLEKAREEGYDALSTFVVQFDKSHFYPDNDLIYLELVFENNTGRILGLQGISTNKDGLKGRVDAVAVLLPHQPTTKDISNLELAYSPPFSSAMDALNNLGHTAENVLQGRNKEIGPEDFVRLWETRDQQDIIFLDCRDLENAAEYLQKYPDKWRNVSNESMSSNLDKVPRAETIVLVCNTGGRSYESQLRLRKIGIDNTLNVSGGMKLLKKWGLDI from the coding sequence ATGGCAAAACAGGTAGTGGTTATCGGGGCCGTGGCCCTGGGCCCCAAGGCAGCGTGCAGATTCAAAAGGCTGGAGCCTGAGTCTTCAGTGATCATGATTGATGAATCCAGGATTATTTCCTATGGAGGATGCGGAATTCCATATTATATTTCCGGAGATGTGAGTGACGCCAGGGAACTCCAGTCCACCACCTTTCACATGGTCCGGGATGCCCGTTTTTTCGAGCAGGTCAAGGGAGTTCATGTCCTGACCCGGACAAGAGCACTGGAGATCGACCGGGCAGCCAGGCAGGTCCTGATCAAAGACCTGGAAAGCGGCAAAGAGGATCGGCTGAATTATGACAAGCTTGTTCTGGCCACTGGAAGCAGCCCCAGAAAAATTTCTCTGCCAGGCAGCAATCTGGAAAATGTGTTTACAGTCTCAGGCCTGGAAGAGGCGGTAAAGATCAAGGACAGTATCAGCCGGGGCTCTATAAACAGAGCAGTGGTCATCGGAGCGGGATTTATTGGTTTGGAAATGGCTGAAGCCCTGATCGATCTGTGGGGAATTGATACCACGGTTGTTGAGATAGCCCCCCAGATCCTGCCGGGATTCACAAGCATGGCCATGTCCAGGATGGCCAAAAAGGTCATGGAGGACAATGGAGTCAGGTTTCTGCTTAATGAAAAGGTGCTGGAACTTGCAGGAGAAAACTCAGTATCCGGGGTGGTGACTGACAAAAGAGAGCTGGAGGCAGATCTGGTGGTCATGGCTGTGGGAGTTCAGCCCAATTCCGAACTTGCTCGCCAGGCCGGACTGAAGATTTCAAATCAGGGTGCGATCATTGTGGATGAATACATGCGCACTTCTGATCCGGACATATATGCCGGAGGAGACTGCGTGGAAATTGCAAACCTGGTCACTGGGAAGGCTGGATATTTCCCTTTGGGTTCCATGGCCAACAGACAGGGCCGGGTCATTGGGACCAACCTTGCCGGTGGGCAAGATGTCTTTCCTGGTGCAGTGGGTTCCTTTGCAGTGAAGCTGTTTGACCACGGAGTTGTTGGAACCGGTCTTAGCCTGGAAAAGGCTCGGGAAGAAGGTTATGATGCTTTAAGCACCTTTGTGGTCCAGTTTGACAAGTCCCACTTTTACCCGGACAATGATTTAATCTACCTGGAGCTTGTCTTTGAGAACAACACCGGGCGGATACTTGGCCTTCAGGGGATCAGTACCAACAAGGACGGCCTGAAGGGCAGAGTTGATGCAGTGGCTGTTCTGCTCCCTCACCAGCCCACCACCAAGGATATCAGCAACCTTGAACTGGCTTATTCTCCACCATTCAGCTCGGCCATGGACGCTTTGAACAATCTGGGGCACACAGCAGAGAACGTCCTTCAGGGCAGAAACAAAGAGATAGGGCCAGAGGATTTTGTCCGTCTCTGGGAGACCAGAGACCAGCAAGACATTATTTTTCTTGACTGCAGGGATCTGGAGAATGCAGCTGAATACCTGCAGAAGTATCCAGACAAGTGGAGAAATGTATCCAATGAATCCATGAGCTCCAACCTTGACAAGGTGCCCAGGGCTGAGACCATTGTTCTGGTCTGCAACACCGGGGGGCGATCCTACGAGTCCCAGCTCCGGCTCAGAAAAATCGGCATTGATAACACCCTTAATGTTTCCGGAGGAATGAAGCTTCTGAAAAAATGGGGGCTGGATATCTAG
- a CDS encoding SoxR reducing system RseC family protein produces the protein MSIFDRKTGQVISTDHGLARVRVKRTSSCATCSCAGICSPFGKDWMVIEARNMAGASQGQEVVVTYEMEDELKASFILYIIPLFSLILGAVAGAWLDPLDNQDLSSVTGGFGLLCLTYLVIRAYSRKKYQNLKSFTPVIQEILARDHQET, from the coding sequence ATGAGCATCTTTGACCGAAAAACCGGACAAGTGATATCAACAGACCATGGCCTGGCCAGAGTCAGGGTCAAAAGAACCAGTTCCTGCGCAACCTGCTCGTGTGCAGGGATCTGCAGCCCTTTCGGTAAAGACTGGATGGTCATTGAAGCCAGAAACATGGCCGGGGCCAGCCAGGGACAGGAAGTGGTTGTCACCTATGAAATGGAAGACGAATTAAAAGCTTCCTTCATCCTGTATATCATCCCCCTGTTCAGCCTGATTCTTGGAGCCGTAGCCGGGGCCTGGCTTGATCCCCTGGACAATCAGGATCTGTCTTCAGTGACAGGCGGGTTCGGTCTGCTTTGTCTGACTTATCTGGTCATCAGGGCCTATTCCAGAAAAAAATACCAAAATCTCAAGAGCTTCACACCCGTTATCCAGGAGATCCTTGCCAGAGATCATCAGGAGACATAG
- a CDS encoding methylated-DNA--[protein]-cysteine S-methyltransferase, producing MLDSVSSKNNEKKTRIDLEDEYFANRYFSLTVAWRDDLIHHISLGPGQVGHVSSKSRPYSRIINQAMVLYEKKTVFSWPDPPLDWSIITSTFHKKVLTTLVEQVGFGQTISYGKLAALSGSPRAARAVGRAMATNPWPLIIPCHRVLTARKTIGGFSSGTEIKTALLGLEGWFFSESVAKRL from the coding sequence ATGCTTGATTCTGTTTCATCAAAAAATAATGAAAAAAAGACCCGGATTGACCTGGAGGATGAATATTTCGCCAACAGATATTTTTCCCTGACCGTGGCCTGGAGAGACGATCTTATCCACCACATCAGCCTTGGCCCAGGTCAGGTCGGCCACGTTAGCTCAAAGTCCCGTCCATATTCCAGGATAATTAACCAGGCCATGGTCCTGTACGAGAAAAAAACCGTTTTCTCCTGGCCCGATCCTCCCCTTGACTGGTCGATAATAACTTCTACATTCCATAAAAAAGTCCTGACAACTCTTGTAGAACAGGTCGGGTTCGGCCAAACCATATCCTATGGAAAACTGGCTGCACTGTCCGGCAGTCCCAGAGCGGCCAGGGCAGTGGGCAGGGCCATGGCCACAAATCCCTGGCCCCTGATAATTCCATGCCACCGGGTTCTGACTGCCAGAAAAACCATAGGCGGTTTTTCATCCGGAACAGAGATCAAAACCGCTCTGCTTGGTCTGGAAGGATGGTTTTTCTCAGAGTCTGTTGCCAAGCGTCTATGA
- the lon gene encoding endopeptidase La translates to MINKKKYPKNFISQGVELPLMTLREVVMFPKAIIPLLVGRDASIKAIEFALNKFDKKIFLVTQNEPKLEVPTQESIYSFGCVARILQMFRLPDGTIKVLFEGLHRGAVEPESVDFSVEVPVVFTQTLVENDVSSPESEALIRAVHQALDEYGKVNTRMAKETVLSILSLNKPGAIADAVMPHLKVDFQDKQSVLEQLDPFKRLQMAYAHLQGEIEVFSLEKKIKSRVKKQMEKNQREYYLSEQLKAIHKEMGRDNDPKAELDHLQEKIDQKNMPQQAKDKAFEELKKLRTMPPNAGEYSVLLNYIDWVLALPWTELKRSDIDINAARKILDDDHYGLEKPKQRILEYLAVQSLVEKMRGPILCLVGPPGVGKTSLAKSVARATGREFIRLSLGGVRDEAEIRGHRRTYVGAMPGKIIQSLKRVKTNNPVFCLDEVDKMSTDFRGDPSSALLEVLDPEQNYAFNDHYLDLDYDLSNIFFITTANYLHTIPLPLQDRMEIIKLPGYLETEKSKIAKDYLCPKQLEFHGLDPEKVSISEGAITEIIRLYTREAGVRNLEREIASICRKVAKRLVEKDQGQDKKVSITKTSIPSYLGVPKIRHGEREEKPLVGVTTGLAWTEVGGEILLVEVALMPGTGKVEITGKLGDVMQESARAALSYLRSRSEIFGLKPDFYKEIDIHVHVPEGATPKDGPSAGVTLGTSLISALLNLPVRNDVAMTGEITLRGRVLPIGGLREKLLAARRAMINTVIIPEGNEKDLEEVPDNVLKGLEIIPVKNMDDVLSKALLGTTPEELFCGRESCLPVSAKLIKDEYRAQTQ, encoded by the coding sequence ATGATAAACAAAAAAAAATATCCGAAAAATTTTATTTCCCAGGGAGTGGAACTTCCCCTGATGACCTTAAGGGAAGTGGTTATGTTTCCCAAGGCCATCATACCTCTGCTGGTGGGCAGAGATGCATCCATCAAAGCAATTGAATTCGCCCTGAACAAATTTGACAAAAAAATATTCCTGGTGACTCAGAACGAACCAAAACTGGAGGTTCCCACCCAGGAAAGCATCTACAGCTTTGGCTGTGTGGCAAGGATACTTCAGATGTTCCGTCTTCCTGACGGCACCATCAAGGTCCTATTCGAGGGACTGCACCGGGGTGCAGTTGAACCTGAGTCAGTGGACTTTTCAGTTGAAGTGCCCGTTGTTTTCACCCAGACCCTGGTGGAGAATGATGTTTCCAGTCCTGAATCAGAGGCCCTGATCCGGGCGGTCCACCAGGCCCTGGACGAGTATGGTAAAGTAAATACCAGGATGGCCAAGGAAACAGTCCTTTCCATCCTGAGCCTGAACAAGCCAGGAGCCATTGCTGATGCTGTAATGCCTCACCTCAAGGTCGACTTTCAGGATAAGCAGAGCGTTTTGGAACAGCTGGACCCATTTAAAAGGCTGCAGATGGCTTATGCGCATCTGCAGGGAGAGATCGAGGTCTTTTCCCTGGAAAAGAAGATTAAGTCCCGAGTTAAAAAACAGATGGAGAAGAATCAGCGTGAATATTACCTGTCTGAACAGCTCAAAGCTATCCACAAAGAGATGGGGCGGGACAACGATCCCAAGGCCGAACTTGACCATCTCCAGGAAAAAATTGACCAGAAAAACATGCCCCAGCAGGCCAAGGACAAGGCCTTTGAAGAGCTGAAAAAGCTCCGGACCATGCCTCCCAATGCCGGGGAATACAGCGTTCTTTTGAACTATATAGACTGGGTCCTGGCCCTGCCCTGGACCGAGCTCAAGCGTTCGGACATTGACATCAATGCAGCTCGAAAAATACTGGATGATGATCACTACGGCCTGGAAAAGCCTAAACAGAGGATACTTGAATATCTGGCTGTCCAGAGTCTGGTGGAGAAAATGCGCGGCCCCATCCTCTGTCTGGTGGGACCTCCTGGCGTAGGCAAGACCTCCCTGGCCAAGTCCGTTGCCAGGGCCACTGGAAGAGAATTCATCAGACTCTCCCTGGGGGGGGTCCGGGATGAGGCTGAGATAAGGGGGCACAGGAGAACGTATGTTGGGGCCATGCCCGGGAAAATTATCCAGAGCCTTAAGCGGGTCAAAACCAACAACCCTGTCTTCTGCCTGGACGAGGTGGACAAAATGAGCACTGATTTCAGGGGGGATCCATCCTCAGCCCTGCTGGAAGTCCTTGACCCGGAACAGAACTATGCATTTAACGATCACTACCTAGATTTGGATTATGATCTCTCCAACATATTCTTCATAACCACGGCCAATTATCTGCACACTATCCCCCTGCCCCTCCAGGACAGGATGGAGATAATCAAACTTCCCGGGTATCTGGAAACTGAGAAATCTAAGATCGCCAAGGATTATCTGTGTCCCAAACAGTTGGAGTTTCACGGGCTCGATCCAGAAAAAGTATCCATTTCCGAGGGAGCCATTACTGAAATCATAAGACTCTACACTAGGGAGGCCGGAGTCAGAAATCTGGAACGGGAAATAGCTTCCATCTGCCGTAAGGTGGCCAAGAGGCTGGTGGAAAAGGACCAGGGACAGGATAAGAAAGTCTCAATTACCAAGACCAGCATTCCCTCATACCTTGGAGTGCCCAAGATCAGACACGGTGAACGCGAGGAAAAACCACTGGTCGGAGTGACCACCGGCCTGGCCTGGACAGAGGTGGGAGGTGAAATTCTGTTGGTGGAAGTAGCCCTCATGCCGGGTACAGGTAAAGTAGAAATAACCGGCAAACTCGGAGATGTCATGCAGGAAAGTGCCAGAGCTGCCTTGAGTTATCTCCGTTCAAGATCCGAAATCTTCGGCTTGAAGCCGGATTTTTACAAAGAAATTGACATTCATGTCCATGTCCCAGAAGGAGCCACGCCCAAAGATGGACCTTCCGCTGGAGTCACCCTGGGCACGAGCCTAATCTCTGCCCTGCTGAACCTTCCGGTACGCAATGATGTGGCCATGACCGGTGAAATCACTCTCAGGGGCAGGGTTCTGCCCATAGGAGGACTGCGGGAAAAGCTGCTGGCTGCCAGAAGGGCCATGATCAACACCGTGATCATCCCCGAGGGCAATGAAAAAGACCTGGAAGAGGTTCCGGACAATGTGCTTAAGGGCCTGGAGATTATTCCGGTTAAAAACATGGATGATGTCTTGTCCAAGGCTCTATTGGGCACGACTCCCGAAGAACTCTTCTGCGGACGGGAGAGCTGCCTTCCAGTATCTGCCAAGCTCATCAAGGACGAATACCGAGCCCAGACTCAGTAA
- a CDS encoding electron transport complex protein RnfA: protein MEDYLLMMVSAMFINNIALIRFMGNCPIVGVSSSMSSAVGMSFAVIFVTTLAGTTCWIIQKAVLEVFNLEYLQTLVFILVIASNVQITEMVVQKVSPPLYRALGIYLPLITTNCMVFGISLLNIQAERSFMETLVYSVSAAMGFAVVLIILAAIRERMAATARVPGVLQGVPITLITAGIMALSFAGLLGLD from the coding sequence ATGGAAGATTATCTGTTGATGATGGTCTCAGCCATGTTCATCAATAATATTGCCCTGATAAGATTCATGGGTAATTGTCCCATAGTAGGGGTGTCCAGCTCCATGAGCAGTGCAGTGGGGATGTCCTTTGCCGTTATTTTCGTCACCACCCTGGCTGGAACCACCTGCTGGATAATTCAAAAGGCCGTACTTGAAGTCTTTAATCTGGAATATCTGCAGACCCTGGTTTTCATCCTGGTCATCGCCTCCAATGTCCAGATCACTGAAATGGTAGTCCAGAAGGTCTCCCCTCCCCTGTACAGAGCCCTTGGGATATATCTTCCCCTCATCACCACCAACTGCATGGTGTTCGGAATTTCTCTGCTCAACATCCAGGCTGAGAGGAGCTTTATGGAGACCCTGGTATATTCGGTCTCAGCAGCCATGGGCTTTGCTGTTGTCCTGATAATCCTGGCTGCCATTAGAGAACGGATGGCCGCCACTGCCAGAGTGCCAGGAGTCTTACAGGGAGTTCCCATTACCTTGATTACAGCCGGCATTATGGCCCTTAGTTTTGCCGGTCTACTGGGGCTTGATTAA